A genomic window from Sporosarcina sp. Marseille-Q4063 includes:
- a CDS encoding NADP-dependent malic enzyme — protein MDSVTALEVHRKHRGKLEIKSKVPLENDVDLSLAYSPGVADPCVEIHNDPTKVYEYTIKGNLVGIVTDGTAVLGLGDIGPAASLPVMEGKALLLKKFADIDAFPICLDTTDAEEIIRTVKLLSPTFGGINLEDISAPRCFEIERRLREECDIPVFHDDQHGTAIVVSAGLMNALKLVNKTVQEIKIVVNGAGAAGIAITNLLISLGAENIIMCDSKGIIYKNRTHGMNEQKTHIAEITNSSQETGTLKDALNNADVFIGVSVANILTKELVERMNPDPIVFALANPIPEILPNKAKEYGVRVIATGRSDYANQVNNVLAFPGIFKGALNVRATDINDEMKLAATYAIASLITTAELTEEYVIPNPFDPRVVDTVSKAVSEAAIRTGVAQVSLVN, from the coding sequence ATGGATAGTGTAACTGCATTAGAGGTCCATCGAAAGCATAGGGGTAAACTGGAGATTAAATCTAAAGTTCCATTGGAAAATGATGTCGACTTGAGCTTGGCTTATTCACCTGGCGTTGCGGATCCTTGTGTCGAAATCCATAATGACCCTACCAAAGTCTATGAGTATACAATTAAAGGGAATTTAGTTGGCATCGTAACAGACGGCACTGCTGTTTTAGGTCTTGGTGATATTGGACCTGCCGCTTCCTTGCCCGTTATGGAAGGAAAAGCATTGCTACTTAAAAAGTTTGCGGATATCGATGCGTTTCCGATTTGCTTAGATACAACTGATGCAGAAGAAATTATTCGAACCGTTAAATTACTCAGCCCCACTTTCGGCGGTATCAATCTTGAAGATATATCTGCACCGCGTTGTTTTGAAATTGAAAGACGACTGCGTGAAGAATGTGATATCCCCGTATTTCATGATGATCAGCACGGTACAGCAATCGTTGTTTCTGCTGGACTTATGAACGCTTTAAAATTAGTGAACAAAACAGTGCAAGAGATAAAAATCGTTGTGAACGGTGCTGGCGCTGCAGGTATCGCGATTACAAACTTGCTTATCTCCCTTGGTGCCGAAAATATAATAATGTGCGATTCAAAAGGAATTATATATAAAAATCGTACGCATGGGATGAATGAACAGAAGACACATATTGCCGAAATAACAAATTCGAGCCAAGAAACGGGGACATTGAAAGACGCTTTAAATAATGCGGACGTATTCATCGGTGTTTCTGTTGCAAATATTTTAACGAAAGAATTAGTGGAACGCATGAATCCAGACCCGATTGTTTTTGCACTTGCAAACCCGATTCCAGAAATTCTTCCCAATAAGGCGAAAGAATACGGCGTTCGGGTCATTGCAACAGGTCGTTCCGATTACGCCAATCAAGTGAATAACGTCTTGGCTTTTCCTGGTATTTTTAAGGGTGCATTGAATGTAAGAGCTACAGATATTAATGACGAAATGAAATTAGCCGCAACGTATGCCATTGCTTCCTTAATTACTACAGCGGAATTAACCGAAGAATATGTGATTCCCAACCCTTTCGATCCAAGAGTTGTAGATACAGTTTCTAAAGCTGTTAGTGAAGCTGCTATTCGTACAGGTGTTGCACAGGTTTCACTAGTCAATTAA
- a CDS encoding DUF6688 family protein, with amino-acid sequence MYADRLFSILILMLFSALPIYSFLKMIQSFRNEKTTSNEDVIAKGNLFETFILLGIFTFILLGFFFNIHGLPGGDPLRVYELTGMPLEGYAPLSSDLFTVFVFFILGWIAYWLLSDGMGKLSPILYVVSSSLLLVNILFTLVYFTHTGFSHYGDSISVGASVFFLQYGYGSLSFLYIAKLNDSLREFLIDQREKSYSNRFLRFLSQISLNYERIPVAGMLFLLPVFVLVQLILVLLGQRPDSFIQVFLDTSSYTYSKIPAPPPEIVPGDGHYLCTVSAVGHKRLVKPLRSGIRNGERIVVNRQLLIANAFENILEEYTPNLHKRIRHFYDTYGYPVSRHIKTKRSADIVYLLMKPLEWFFLLVLYTIDAKPENRIHMQYSELRVVHIPK; translated from the coding sequence ATGTATGCTGATAGGCTATTTTCCATACTAATCCTCATGCTATTTAGCGCATTACCAATCTATTCATTTCTAAAAATGATACAAAGTTTTAGGAATGAAAAAACAACGAGTAATGAAGATGTGATTGCGAAGGGGAACCTATTTGAAACATTTATTTTGTTAGGGATTTTCACTTTCATTTTATTAGGGTTTTTCTTTAATATTCATGGCTTACCGGGAGGCGATCCGCTACGGGTATATGAACTAACCGGCATGCCGTTAGAAGGTTATGCCCCGTTATCATCAGATTTGTTTACAGTTTTCGTGTTTTTCATCCTTGGTTGGATTGCTTATTGGTTGTTATCAGATGGAATGGGAAAGTTATCACCCATTTTATATGTTGTGAGTAGTTCACTTTTGCTCGTGAATATCTTATTTACTTTGGTTTATTTCACGCATACGGGGTTTTCGCATTATGGCGATTCAATTAGTGTCGGTGCCTCGGTTTTCTTTCTCCAATATGGGTATGGCTCTTTAAGTTTTTTATATATTGCCAAGCTGAATGATTCATTGCGCGAATTTCTCATAGACCAGCGGGAAAAAAGTTATTCGAATCGATTTTTAAGATTTCTATCACAAATTTCTTTAAACTACGAGAGAATCCCTGTTGCGGGGATGCTGTTTTTATTACCAGTTTTCGTTCTAGTTCAACTAATCTTAGTTTTGTTAGGTCAACGGCCAGATAGTTTCATACAAGTTTTTCTAGACACAAGTAGCTATACTTATTCAAAAATACCTGCGCCGCCTCCAGAAATCGTTCCTGGCGATGGGCATTATTTATGTACTGTCTCTGCTGTAGGTCATAAAAGATTGGTTAAACCGTTACGATCCGGCATCCGGAACGGGGAGCGAATTGTTGTAAACCGTCAATTATTAATCGCGAATGCGTTTGAAAATATTCTTGAAGAGTATACGCCTAACCTTCATAAAAGAATTCGGCATTTCTATGACACCTATGGCTATCCTGTTAGTAGACATATTAAAACGAAGCGGTCCGCAGATATTGTCTATCTGTTGATGAAGCCGTTGGAGTGGTTCTTCTTATTGGTGTTGTACACGATAGATGCAAAACCCGAAAACCGCATACATATGCAGTATAGTGAGTTGAGAGTTGTGCATATACCTAAGTAA
- a CDS encoding NUDIX hydrolase has translation MFIVNTEAAIFRDGKYLIIKRGEKEAHAGGELSLVGGKVEIEGDSTDVLENTIIREVKEEVGLSIIGKPRYIQSTNFVTDNGFHVVNVIFLCEEVEGDAYAASADEVNGVYWLTPEEVYMHAKAPDYLKDSVERAEALRTER, from the coding sequence ATGTTTATCGTCAACACAGAAGCCGCGATTTTCAGAGACGGCAAGTACTTGATTATCAAGCGTGGCGAAAAGGAAGCGCATGCAGGCGGGGAGCTATCGTTGGTCGGCGGAAAAGTTGAAATTGAAGGAGATTCGACGGATGTTTTAGAGAATACAATTATTCGCGAAGTGAAAGAAGAGGTAGGTCTTTCAATAATTGGAAAGCCGCGTTATATACAGAGCACAAATTTTGTCACTGACAATGGATTTCATGTCGTGAACGTCATTTTTCTTTGTGAAGAAGTAGAAGGCGATGCTTATGCAGCCAGTGCCGACGAGGTGAACGGCGTGTATTGGCTGACGCCTGAAGAAGTGTATATGCACGCAAAAGCACCGGATTATTTGAAGGACAGTGTTGAAAGGGCAGAAGCGTTGCGAACTGAACGGTAA
- a CDS encoding DoxX family protein has protein sequence MSNRNEIGTLLLRVVLGIVFLAHGASKFQGGIGNTVGWFESIGIPGFLAYAVGTIEVVGGIALILGIGTRVVSVLLGIIMLGAIFTVNLPAGFLNGYVLDLVLLVLAVHMVLNGSKLLSLGQVVFKGKD, from the coding sequence ATGTCAAACAGAAATGAAATTGGAACATTGTTGCTTCGTGTTGTGCTAGGAATTGTTTTTTTAGCACATGGAGCTTCCAAGTTTCAAGGAGGGATAGGAAATACAGTAGGTTGGTTTGAAAGTATAGGAATTCCGGGATTCCTTGCTTATGCAGTAGGTACAATTGAAGTCGTAGGCGGTATTGCACTGATCTTAGGTATCGGGACTCGTGTCGTTTCTGTGCTACTTGGTATTATCATGCTTGGCGCAATTTTTACAGTGAACTTGCCGGCTGGCTTCCTTAATGGCTATGTTTTAGATCTTGTGTTATTAGTCCTTGCTGTGCATATGGTCTTGAATGGTAGTAAGTTACTTTCTCTTGGACAAGTGGTATTTAAAGGTAAGGATTAA
- a CDS encoding NADPH-dependent FMN reductase — protein sequence MGFLNRLFGTKQEEEITMTKSNIGIILGSTREGRVSPQVGAWVKELADKRGDANYTIIDIADYKLPLLGEAGGDASGAAAWSEIIAQQDGFVFIVQEYNHSITGALKNALDYLREEWNNKAAGIVSYGSVGGARATEHLRGILSELSVAHVRVHPALSLFTDFENGTDFKPAAVQSDSVNQMLDQVIPWTTALNTVRK from the coding sequence ATGGGATTTTTAAATAGATTATTTGGAACAAAACAAGAGGAGGAAATAACAATGACAAAATCAAATATCGGGATTATTTTAGGATCAACACGTGAGGGACGCGTAAGTCCACAAGTAGGGGCATGGGTAAAAGAATTAGCTGATAAACGTGGCGATGCGAACTACACGATTATCGATATCGCGGATTATAAATTACCACTACTCGGTGAAGCAGGCGGCGACGCATCAGGTGCAGCGGCTTGGTCAGAAATCATTGCACAACAAGACGGATTCGTATTCATCGTTCAAGAATACAATCATTCCATCACAGGAGCACTAAAGAATGCTTTGGATTACTTACGTGAAGAGTGGAACAACAAAGCGGCAGGCATCGTGTCATACGGTTCAGTAGGTGGAGCACGTGCAACGGAACATTTACGTGGTATTTTAAGTGAATTATCTGTAGCGCATGTTCGTGTACACCCAGCTCTATCATTATTTACAGACTTCGAAAATGGTACAGACTTCAAACCGGCTGCAGTACAATCGGATTCAGTTAATCAAATGCTAGACCAAGTTATTCCTTGGACAACTGCATTAAATACAGTACGTAAATAA
- a CDS encoding vWA domain-containing protein, with translation MKTNGTELVFILDRSGSMSGLEADTIGGYNAMLAKQKNEEGEATVTTVLFNHDIDWLHDRIKIKGIAPITEQEYEVGGTTALLDAIGSTIHKIGNVQKRTSEEERAGKVLFVITTDGMENASREYDYGKIKAMIEHQKVKYDWEFIFLGANIDAVSTASKFGIQEDYAVNYHADSEGTQVNFQALNEAVTSFRKGRKLDRVWKESIEKDFDSRK, from the coding sequence ATGAAAACGAATGGGACGGAGTTAGTTTTTATTTTGGATAGAAGTGGTTCAATGTCGGGGCTTGAGGCAGATACCATTGGTGGCTATAATGCGATGCTTGCGAAACAAAAAAATGAGGAAGGCGAAGCGACTGTTACCACGGTTTTGTTCAACCACGATATCGACTGGCTGCATGATCGCATAAAGATCAAAGGGATTGCGCCGATAACTGAACAGGAATATGAGGTAGGCGGCACGACAGCGCTACTAGATGCCATTGGGTCGACGATTCATAAAATCGGCAATGTACAAAAGAGAACAAGTGAAGAAGAACGTGCTGGCAAAGTTCTTTTCGTTATCACCACGGATGGGATGGAGAATGCCAGTCGCGAATATGATTACGGGAAGATTAAAGCGATGATTGAGCACCAAAAGGTTAAGTACGACTGGGAGTTTATCTTTCTCGGTGCCAATATCGATGCAGTGTCTACAGCTTCAAAATTCGGGATTCAAGAAGATTACGCCGTAAACTATCATGCTGACAGCGAAGGCACCCAGGTTAATTTTCAAGCACTTAATGAGGCTGTTACAAGCTTTCGAAAAGGTCGAAAGTTAGATCGCGTTTGGAAGGAAAGCATTGAAAAGGATTTTGATAGTCGTAAGTGA
- a CDS encoding macro domain-containing protein: protein MPLEIVRNDLTKMDVDVIVNAANSALQMGGGVCGAIFNAAGATELQAACDEIGGCPTGEAVMTDGFQLPAKKVIHTVGPIWKGGTANEEALLRNCYKNSLALAVSEGYESIAFPLISSGIYGYPREQAFQVAMSTISEFILEHDIYVYLVVFDQKAFGVSKKLFISVAEYIDEHYVDEHEITYSRNRRQLDEEILREVESYPIEMPVSKRNIEDVLAQMDESFSESLLRLIDEKGMTDAATYRKANIDRRLFSKIRNAVDYTPLKKTVIAFAIALELNLDETIDLLAKAGYTLSQSHKFDLIIGYLIEEEVFNIHEINEVLFSFDQVLLGA from the coding sequence ATGCCTTTAGAAATTGTACGAAATGATCTTACAAAGATGGATGTCGATGTCATTGTGAACGCTGCAAATAGCGCGCTTCAGATGGGTGGCGGTGTTTGCGGGGCTATTTTTAATGCCGCAGGCGCAACTGAGTTGCAGGCGGCGTGCGATGAAATTGGCGGGTGTCCGACAGGGGAGGCTGTCATGACCGATGGTTTTCAATTGCCGGCGAAGAAAGTTATTCATACGGTCGGACCGATTTGGAAGGGCGGAACGGCGAATGAAGAAGCGCTTCTTAGAAATTGCTATAAAAATTCATTAGCGCTTGCCGTCTCCGAAGGGTATGAGTCCATTGCGTTTCCGCTCATTTCTTCTGGAATTTACGGCTATCCGAGAGAACAAGCCTTCCAAGTCGCGATGTCGACCATAAGTGAATTCATACTGGAGCACGATATTTACGTCTATCTAGTTGTCTTCGATCAGAAGGCGTTCGGGGTAAGCAAGAAGCTATTTATATCGGTTGCCGAGTATATTGATGAGCATTATGTCGACGAACACGAAATCACTTACTCTCGGAATCGCAGGCAGTTGGACGAGGAGATTTTGCGAGAAGTCGAATCCTATCCGATTGAAATGCCCGTCAGTAAAAGAAATATAGAAGATGTTTTGGCGCAAATGGATGAATCTTTTTCCGAAAGCTTGTTGCGCTTAATTGATGAAAAAGGCATGACAGACGCGGCTACGTATCGAAAAGCGAATATCGACCGTCGTTTATTTTCCAAAATCCGCAATGCTGTCGATTACACGCCGCTAAAAAAAACCGTCATTGCTTTCGCGATTGCGTTGGAATTAAACCTTGATGAAACAATCGATTTATTGGCAAAAGCGGGATACACGTTGTCGCAGAGCCATAAGTTTGATTTGATTATTGGGTATTTAATTGAAGAGGAAGTCTTTAATATTCACGAAATCAATGAGGTCTTATTTAGTTTTGATCAAGTGTTACTAGGCGCGTGA
- a CDS encoding GNAT family N-acetyltransferase, producing the protein MPITLEKALEADKTILGNLYSLYLHDLSKFTMQIDIGEDGFFHFEDLETFWKTDGISPFFIKENETIVGFLLLLERPFLKKEMDFGINDLFILNKYKGKGLGSQAVKELFQEKQGKYFVIELVENKPAVFFWKMLYKELHINFEERAELIDEEPCLIQTFSIPKENA; encoded by the coding sequence ATGCCTATTACACTGGAAAAAGCTTTAGAAGCAGATAAAACTATTTTGGGAAACCTATATTCATTATATCTACATGATCTTTCAAAATTTACTATGCAAATCGACATTGGAGAAGACGGCTTTTTTCATTTTGAGGATTTGGAAACATTTTGGAAAACAGACGGAATTTCACCATTTTTCATCAAGGAAAATGAGACTATTGTTGGGTTTCTGCTGCTATTGGAACGTCCTTTCTTGAAAAAAGAAATGGACTTTGGCATAAATGATTTATTCATACTCAATAAATACAAAGGTAAAGGATTAGGCAGCCAGGCGGTGAAAGAATTATTTCAAGAGAAACAAGGAAAGTATTTTGTGATTGAGCTTGTTGAAAATAAACCAGCAGTTTTCTTTTGGAAAATGCTATATAAAGAATTACATATTAATTTTGAAGAACGAGCAGAGTTGATAGATGAAGAACCGTGTTTAATTCAAACGTTTAGTATTCCAAAGGAGAATGCATAG
- a CDS encoding peroxiredoxin, translating into MNLKFFGMIISVFIIAFMVIMTVKTNFVGKDKSAEFEEYPSGLIKDQANKLDNEGLEYEIGSEESNIAPDFELRSLSGEMIKLSDYKGKKVFLNFWASWCPPCRVEMPHMENYYQKYKDSADVEMIAVNMTTDERNVENVEKFVDSLGLSFPVLLDAEGEIKDLYDFDYYPTTYLINADGIIVKKFSYAVDEKKIEELIANIE; encoded by the coding sequence ATGAACTTAAAATTTTTCGGTATGATTATTTCAGTATTCATTATTGCCTTCATGGTTATCATGACTGTTAAAACCAATTTTGTAGGGAAAGATAAATCTGCCGAATTTGAGGAATACCCTAGTGGTTTAATAAAAGATCAAGCGAACAAATTAGATAATGAAGGCTTGGAATATGAAATAGGATCTGAAGAAAGTAATATTGCGCCTGATTTTGAATTAAGAAGTTTATCAGGTGAAATGATTAAACTATCCGATTACAAAGGCAAAAAAGTATTCCTGAACTTTTGGGCATCATGGTGTCCACCTTGTAGAGTTGAAATGCCGCATATGGAGAATTATTATCAAAAATATAAGGACTCTGCGGATGTAGAAATGATTGCGGTCAATATGACTACCGATGAAAGAAACGTTGAAAATGTTGAGAAGTTTGTAGATTCCCTTGGATTATCATTTCCTGTGCTATTAGATGCTGAAGGTGAAATAAAAGACTTATATGATTTTGATTATTATCCAACAACATATCTGATCAACGCCGACGGAATAATCGTGAAGAAATTTTCTTATGCAGTAGATGAAAAGAAGATTGAGGAACTGATAGCTAATATTGAATGA
- a CDS encoding sulfite oxidase yields MKPYLLTRSLQPENQETPIQFIETDFLSNDLFYRRNHFSYPLLSAANYWIPLNGSVNTPILFSMQDILQLPSKTINVVLECAGNKRSLFEPKVFGEQWGKGAMSQGIWKGAPLRALLELAGIKDGATEVVVEGYDFGKRTDLDHVFTFTRSLPIEKALHPDTIIAYEYNHQPIPFKHGFPLRLIVPQWYAMASVKWIKQITVIEQNFTGPFQSIDYVYYPHKETNKDARPVTTMNVNSTIQKPLDRDTLNTGKHLIKGIAWTGKGSITKVEVSTDNGQTWSNAKVDNGDYPGYEWVSWSHEWTIVEKGDYTIMSKATDSFNRVQPTSPLWNRKGYGYNAVDEIVVKVE; encoded by the coding sequence GTGAAGCCTTATTTACTGACGCGTAGTTTGCAACCCGAAAATCAGGAAACGCCGATCCAATTCATTGAAACGGATTTTCTATCTAACGATTTGTTTTATCGGCGAAACCACTTTTCCTATCCACTGCTTTCCGCTGCCAACTATTGGATTCCCCTAAACGGTTCCGTCAACACACCTATCCTGTTTTCTATGCAAGATATCCTTCAATTACCGTCTAAAACAATTAACGTAGTCCTCGAATGTGCGGGAAACAAACGCAGTTTATTTGAACCTAAAGTGTTTGGTGAGCAATGGGGAAAAGGGGCAATGAGCCAAGGGATTTGGAAAGGGGCTCCGTTAAGGGCTCTTCTTGAACTCGCTGGAATTAAAGATGGCGCAACAGAAGTTGTCGTGGAAGGGTATGATTTCGGGAAGAGAACTGATTTAGATCATGTATTCACATTTACCAGGAGCTTGCCGATTGAAAAGGCACTTCATCCCGACACCATAATTGCTTATGAATATAATCATCAACCTATTCCATTTAAACACGGTTTTCCATTGAGACTTATCGTCCCGCAGTGGTACGCGATGGCTTCCGTGAAATGGATCAAGCAAATAACGGTCATTGAACAAAACTTTACAGGTCCCTTTCAGTCCATTGATTATGTTTACTATCCGCATAAAGAGACGAATAAGGATGCCCGGCCCGTGACAACAATGAATGTCAACTCCACCATCCAAAAGCCGTTAGATAGGGATACCCTCAACACAGGCAAGCATTTAATTAAAGGGATTGCGTGGACGGGTAAAGGCTCTATAACAAAAGTGGAAGTCAGTACAGACAACGGGCAGACTTGGTCAAATGCAAAAGTCGATAATGGCGATTATCCGGGTTATGAATGGGTTTCTTGGTCGCATGAATGGACAATTGTAGAGAAAGGCGACTATACAATCATGTCGAAAGCAACCGATTCCTTTAATCGAGTTCAGCCAACATCCCCTCTTTGGAATCGAAAAGGCTATGGATACAACGCCGTTGATGAAATTGTGGTTAAAGTAGAATAG
- the abc-f gene encoding ribosomal protection-like ABC-F family protein — protein sequence MLVGKLNAVSVRYGENVILDAVTAEIPEGSRIAIVGPNGAGKTTLLSVLAGETALTSGTIHWNGKAPSITYFRQEQEEESQVDWEQADAHIYRKKWNVPEKAAYHFASGGERMKMRLSAALAERSSLVLLDEPTNHLDSDSLDELLQIIQAGEGTHLIVSHDRHFIDKVADYVFEIESGKLTVYEGNYTDYRTKKDYDREVQQHHYEQQQRMIERVEGQMDQLGRWSEKAHADSTKKGGAKEYWRMKAKKKDVQIRSKRKRLEAELDKERIDKPEDEYGVSFNMKGRTKKGRRVLELKGVQKSYDGDALFTNVSFTMQAGERIALVGPNGPGKSTLFRMILGEEGYEGDLWKTDGMTIGYLSQTVLDLPWDLTMAEYFHAETYEAQGLIRINLTNLGFSESQWNLPLSALSMGERVKVKLMQFILEGTDVLVLDEPTNHLDLASCEELERTLDTFPGTLIFASHDRYFVERMANGLLIFEEGTIQKLPMTYVEWKERGAVPKQKSTAEERLRLETELQAVLGELSLLKPGDKKYEELDEAFLDLSKRLRMLK from the coding sequence ATGCTTGTTGGAAAATTGAATGCGGTGTCGGTTAGATATGGAGAAAATGTAATTCTTGATGCAGTGACAGCGGAGATCCCGGAAGGTTCGCGTATTGCGATTGTTGGTCCAAATGGGGCTGGGAAGACGACGCTTTTGTCCGTGTTGGCGGGGGAAACAGCGCTAACATCCGGGACAATACACTGGAATGGAAAAGCGCCCTCGATCACGTATTTTCGGCAGGAACAGGAAGAAGAATCGCAAGTGGACTGGGAACAGGCGGATGCGCATATTTATCGGAAGAAGTGGAATGTGCCCGAAAAGGCGGCGTATCATTTTGCAAGCGGTGGCGAACGGATGAAGATGAGACTTTCCGCCGCGCTTGCTGAACGAAGCAGCTTGGTTTTACTGGATGAACCGACGAACCATTTGGACAGCGACAGTTTGGATGAATTATTACAGATCATTCAAGCGGGAGAGGGGACGCATCTCATCGTCTCGCATGATCGGCATTTCATCGATAAAGTCGCGGATTATGTATTTGAAATCGAGTCCGGGAAGTTGACGGTTTATGAAGGAAATTACACGGATTACCGGACAAAGAAAGATTATGACCGCGAAGTGCAACAACATCATTATGAACAGCAGCAACGCATGATTGAAAGAGTCGAGGGGCAGATGGATCAGCTTGGAAGATGGTCGGAAAAAGCGCATGCGGATTCGACGAAAAAAGGCGGGGCGAAAGAGTATTGGCGCATGAAAGCGAAAAAGAAAGATGTGCAGATTCGTTCGAAGCGAAAACGGCTTGAAGCTGAACTAGATAAGGAACGCATCGATAAGCCGGAGGACGAATATGGCGTTTCGTTTAATATGAAAGGGCGGACGAAAAAAGGCAGACGGGTTCTTGAATTAAAAGGCGTTCAAAAATCATACGACGGAGATGCGTTGTTTACCAATGTCTCATTTACGATGCAGGCGGGTGAGCGAATTGCGCTTGTCGGTCCGAATGGTCCAGGGAAATCGACGCTGTTTCGGATGATTCTCGGTGAGGAGGGGTATGAAGGCGACCTTTGGAAAACAGACGGCATGACAATCGGCTATTTGAGTCAGACGGTGTTGGATTTACCATGGGATTTGACGATGGCCGAATATTTTCACGCGGAAACCTATGAGGCGCAGGGGTTAATTCGCATAAATTTAACGAATCTTGGGTTTTCAGAAAGTCAGTGGAATTTGCCGTTATCGGCGTTAAGTATGGGTGAGCGTGTGAAGGTGAAACTGATGCAGTTCATTCTCGAGGGGACGGATGTGTTGGTATTAGACGAGCCGACGAATCATCTGGATTTGGCTTCCTGTGAAGAACTTGAGCGGACGTTGGACACATTTCCGGGGACGCTGATATTTGCTTCGCATGACCGTTATTTTGTAGAGCGCATGGCGAATGGGTTGCTTATTTTTGAAGAGGGAACAATTCAGAAGTTGCCGATGACGTATGTGGAATGGAAAGAGCGGGGGGCTGTGCCGAAACAGAAGTCGACGGCCGAGGAACGACTTCGTCTGGAAACTGAATTGCAGGCGGTGTTGGGTGAGCTTAGTTTGTTGAAACCGGGGGATAAGAAGTACGAGGAGCTGGATGAAGCGTTTCTGGATTTGAGTAAACGGTTGAGAATGTTGAAGTAG
- the pgeF gene encoding peptidoglycan editing factor PgeF, with translation MKTKRYVNDENFIAGMTMKDETELENNNMALHACENPENIIINRKKLATSLQCDLASFVCANQTHSANFHKVTLSDIGRGSEQLETAIQDTDALYTYEPNIVLCSFTADCVPIIFHNEKTGLIGVIHSGWGGTVKEITTKLFKHLKQVEQCDPKEFSVQIGAALSQEKFEVDEDVYLKFKDLGYADEFMYFNDKTNKYHIDNQLTVKKQLELTGIPVDQITIDRTCTYKDPNGFSYREDRQCGRHLSFIMRKS, from the coding sequence ATGAAAACAAAACGATATGTTAATGACGAAAACTTCATTGCAGGAATGACAATGAAAGATGAAACGGAACTCGAAAACAACAATATGGCGCTTCACGCATGTGAAAACCCTGAAAATATAATCATAAACAGAAAAAAACTAGCCACGTCTTTACAATGCGACCTGGCGTCTTTCGTATGCGCCAATCAAACCCACAGCGCCAACTTCCACAAAGTAACCCTCTCGGACATAGGACGGGGTTCTGAGCAGCTAGAAACCGCCATCCAAGACACAGACGCACTTTACACTTACGAACCGAACATAGTCCTGTGCAGCTTCACAGCCGATTGCGTGCCTATCATTTTTCACAATGAAAAAACCGGCCTCATCGGTGTCATCCACTCCGGCTGGGGAGGCACTGTAAAAGAAATTACAACGAAGCTTTTCAAGCATTTAAAGCAAGTTGAACAATGCGATCCAAAAGAGTTCAGCGTTCAAATCGGCGCGGCCCTTAGCCAAGAAAAGTTTGAAGTCGATGAAGACGTCTATCTGAAATTCAAAGATCTTGGCTATGCGGACGAGTTTATGTATTTCAACGATAAAACGAATAAATACCACATCGACAATCAATTAACCGTGAAAAAACAATTAGAACTGACGGGCATACCCGTTGATCAAATTACAATTGATCGAACTTGTACATATAAAGATCCGAATGGCTTTTCATATCGTGAGGATAGACAGTGCGGAAGGCATTTGAGTTTTATTATGAGAAAAAGTTAG